ACGTTGAGAACCGCCCGGAAATTGACCGGTGGATTCTTTCTGAACTAAACCTTTTGATCAAGGAAGTAAAAGCATTCTATGAAGATTACGAACCGACAAGAGTGGCAAGAGCCATCAATACGTTTGTGAATGACAACTTAAGCAACTGGTACGTAAGGCTTTGCAGAAGACGTTTCTGGAAAGGAGATTACTCCGAAGACAAAATCTCGGCTTACCAGACTTTATATACCTGCCTGGAAACGGTGGCCAAATTATCGGCCCCTGTTGCTCCGTTCTTCATGGACCAGCTGTACCAGGATTTAAATAAAGTCAACGGAAAAGAAACCCATGAATCCATTCACTTAACGGATTTCCCGGTGGCTGATGAAAGCCTGATCGACCAGGATCTGGTTGAGAAAACGCACTTGGCGCAGAACATCACCAGTATGGTTTTCTCCCTGAGAAAGAAAGAAAACGTAAAAGTACGCCAGCCGTTACAGAAAGTACTGATCCCGGTTTTAGATGCTAAGACCCAGGAACAGATTTCAGCGGTTTCAGAATTAATTAAACAGGAAGTTAATGTTAAGGAACTGCAATTAATCAATGCCGAAGAAGCGTCACATCTGATTATCAAACAGGTAAAACCAAACTTTAAAACGCTGGGTTCCAGGCTTGGAAAAGACATGAAAGCAGTTGGCAGTGAAATCACTAACCTTTCTGCAGAACAGATTTCATCTTTGGAAAAAGAAGGAAATCTTATGATCCAGGGATATGAAATTACGGTGAACGATGTGGAGATCTCAACAAAAGATATCCCGGGATGGACCGTAACATCAGACGGAAAAACGACCGTGGCACTAGATTTGACGCTCACAGATGAGTTAAAATCTGAAGGGATTGCGAGGGAATTTATCAACAGGATCCAGAACCTAAGAAAGGAAAAAGACTTTGATTTGACAGACCGGATTACTATTTCTGTGGAGGAAAATTCTCCGTTCTTAAATGACCTTAAGAAAAATGAAGAATATATTTCATCCGAGGTCTTGTCAGATAAAATAGAAATTGTATCTTCACTCTCAAATTTTAACGAAATCAAGATTGATGAGGTTAATTTTAAGATAAATGTTGAAAAAATTAACATATAGTTGGTATTTTTAACACCCCATTTCATAATTTTATTAAAAAAGAGAAACGAATATGTCAGACGAAAGAGTAAGATACAACGACACTGATTTACAGGAATTTAAGGCTATTATTAAAGAAAAAATAGAAAAAGCGGAAAATGATCTGAAACTGATCAGAGAAAGTTTTATCAATGACCAGAATAACGGAACGGATGATACCTCCCCTACTTTTAAAGCATTTGAAGAAGGAGCGGAGACGCTGAGCAAAGAGCAGAATTCTATTTTAGCCGGAAGACAGGAGAAATTCTTGCGTGATCTGAAAAATGCTCTCATAAGGATTGAAAACAAAACCTACGGTGTTTGCAGGGTAACCGGTAAGCTGATCCCTAAGGAAAGACTTTTGGCCGTACCTCATGCCACACTGAGTATTGAAGCGAAGAATATGCAGAAATAACCACCAGGTTAGTTATAATATATTGGGTTTATATCGTATTTATCTTATGAAATACTGTATAAACCTGATTTTTTAATATATACCCATGATTGAATTTTTAGTTTTAGCAGTCATCATCGTGGCGGTATTGGTATTTTTTAACAGGGAACCATTGAAGAACAGGTTTTTCCCGGATAACAAGAAGAACTATACCCTGGATGACCGGTTTAATGAAAATAAGCGGGAACGGGAAAAAGAAATCGACAGGCTTCTCAGCAAGATGGGCAGAAACGGGATCAACGATTTGTCCTCAAAAGATCGGAAACGGCTTGATGAACTGTCCAAAAAATAAATAATTAAAGCAAATACAATGGAATCTATAATAGTCCACACAAAAAATGCAATGGAACTGAATGCTTTGAAAAGTGTTCTAAAAGATATGAATATCGAGTTCGAGAAATTCCATACCAAGATGCACCACAACAATAAAACGATCAAGAAAGTAATCGACAGGAAAAACGAAAAAATAGGAAAACCTTTTAAACCGAAAGGGCTGTAATAAAGTCACACGGTGATTTTATATGACCGTTAAATAATCCAATTCTTCTTATGAAAAAGATACTACTTGTCACCTTTCTTATTTTATTGATTGATCAGGCTTCAAAAATTTATATAAAAACACATTTCGGACTGGGAGACAGCGTTTCTGTTATACCCGGCTTTAAGCTTACCTTTGTGGAAAACCCGGGAATGGCTTACGGACTTCATTTCGGCGGAGTAATCGGAAAATATTTTCTTGTGATCGTCAGGATTTTCCTGATCGGAGGAATGGTGTATCTTTTTAAGAAATGGCTGGAAAGAGGTGAATCCAATTATCTGCTGATTCCTATGGCCATGATTTTTGCCGGCGCCATCGGGAACTTGATAGACGGCATGTTTTACGGGATGATCTTCGACAGCGGAACTGTTTATGATGCCAGCATCGACCGTTGGATTGACTATAACGGAATTTCAAAATTAGCTTCTTTTGGCCATGGGTATTCCACTTTTATGAGGGGATGCGTGGTTGACATGTTCCATTTCCCATTGGTAGACTGGAACGTGCCTGAAAGCTGGCCTTTGATAGGAGGAAAGCACATAGAATTTTTTAAATATATTTTTAATATAGCAGATTCTGCCATTACTGTAGGCGCAGTATTGCTGTTGGTCTTCAGAAAAAAAGCCTTTCCGAACGGACTGGAATTTTAAATATACACACAAAATGAAAAAATTCATTAAAAACATTTTTACCTTTTTCCTGCTTCTTTTTGTTGCAGGAATTATTTTTATTACCTGGGCAAATTACAGCATGAAGACAGACACAGAAGATTTTATGTCTTACCAGACTGCCGCTGTTCCTGAAACCAAGACGGGTTTATTACTCGGAACAAGCAGGACACTGGATAACGGCCAGCCCAATGGCTATTTTAACAACCGGATCGAGGCAACATGGGAACTGTATAAAAGCGGCAGGATCCAGTATATTATTGCCAGCGGCGACAACAGCAGGAAAGACTATAATGAACCGGAAGACATGAAGCAGGCCCTGATTGGGAAAGGCATTCCTGAAGGTCATATTTTTATGGATTTTGCCGGATTCAGGACACTGGATTCCATAGTAAGGGCCAAAGAGATTTTCGGGCAGCATAAGATCATCGTTATTTCGCAGAAGTTTCATAACGAAAGGGCGGTATTCCTGGCCCGGCAAAATGGCATCGATGCCTTTGGATTCAATGCAGCGGATGTTAATAAATATGCCGGCTTTAAAACCAATGTACGGGAATACCTGGCCAAATCAAAAGCGTATCTCGACCTTTTATTAGGTGTAGAGCCGAAATTCGGAGGAGAGAAAGTTTTGATTCCTTAAGGCTTAAATTTAGTCCTGAAACCTGATAAAGCATTTAAAGCGTATTCCAAACTGTATTCCTGCTGACTTTTTAGATTT
The sequence above is a segment of the Chryseobacterium sp. JJR-5R genome. Coding sequences within it:
- a CDS encoding DUF2683 family protein — translated: MESIIVHTKNAMELNALKSVLKDMNIEFEKFHTKMHHNNKTIKKVIDRKNEKIGKPFKPKGL
- a CDS encoding lipoprotein signal peptidase; the encoded protein is MKKILLVTFLILLIDQASKIYIKTHFGLGDSVSVIPGFKLTFVENPGMAYGLHFGGVIGKYFLVIVRIFLIGGMVYLFKKWLERGESNYLLIPMAMIFAGAIGNLIDGMFYGMIFDSGTVYDASIDRWIDYNGISKLASFGHGYSTFMRGCVVDMFHFPLVDWNVPESWPLIGGKHIEFFKYIFNIADSAITVGAVLLLVFRKKAFPNGLEF
- a CDS encoding TraR/DksA family transcriptional regulator — protein: MSDERVRYNDTDLQEFKAIIKEKIEKAENDLKLIRESFINDQNNGTDDTSPTFKAFEEGAETLSKEQNSILAGRQEKFLRDLKNALIRIENKTYGVCRVTGKLIPKERLLAVPHATLSIEAKNMQK
- a CDS encoding vancomycin high temperature exclusion protein; the protein is MKKFIKNIFTFFLLLFVAGIIFITWANYSMKTDTEDFMSYQTAAVPETKTGLLLGTSRTLDNGQPNGYFNNRIEATWELYKSGRIQYIIASGDNSRKDYNEPEDMKQALIGKGIPEGHIFMDFAGFRTLDSIVRAKEIFGQHKIIVISQKFHNERAVFLARQNGIDAFGFNAADVNKYAGFKTNVREYLAKSKAYLDLLLGVEPKFGGEKVLIP
- a CDS encoding DUF6576 domain-containing protein, which codes for MIEFLVLAVIIVAVLVFFNREPLKNRFFPDNKKNYTLDDRFNENKREREKEIDRLLSKMGRNGINDLSSKDRKRLDELSKK